The Diachasmimorpha longicaudata isolate KC_UGA_2023 chromosome 14, iyDiaLong2, whole genome shotgun sequence genome includes a region encoding these proteins:
- the LOC135169025 gene encoding serine protease inhibitor dipetalogastin isoform X2 has protein sequence MRRHIVATFVLLYSFQELVGGACPRICPIGGEPVCGSDGIIYASQCEMRKKMCGKVTMATDKTACLRSSGSKCEHRCPTDQDPVCGTDGRTYLNKCMLRVEICRVGIELSHLGPCNNISAHRENCPVSCDFAPLDGPICGSDGNVYKSTCQMKLLTCRQGVVRTNKKHCQTTRHCRESCWRGAKPACGSDGILYANTCKMRAKNCGKHVFEVPMSFCVTRERTSGSVPTTCPLDCSNEKHVQVCGSDGSIYKNECEMQMLNCGTDCRQSRRKIAVVDFDKCRARLMKCSKQQQKCGSDVDPVCGSDATTYPNQCHLNVAICMKGIQLAHVGECTPLKEVEECPDDCSDAVEEPICGSDGNVYRSQCHLRRDTCGQRVVSVPAQHCRTTALCNQICSGERAFVCGSDNKLYRNECEMKRDNCGKHVYVVPMKRCVQGFLFRGCQKICPTYYDPVCGTDGMTYSNECFLEIENCRSTNRVTKQYHGVCGQPTEEPKNYLY, from the exons ATGCGTCGCCACATCGTCGCCACATTTGTCCTGCTGTACAGCTTTCAAG AATTAGTCGGAGGCGCTTGTCCACGGATATGTCCAATTGGTGGTGAGCCGGTGTGCGGTAGCGATGGTATTATATATGCATCACAGTGTGAAATGCGGAAGAAAATGTGCGGAAAAG TGACAATGGCAACTGATAAGACAGCATGCTTGAGATCGTCGGGTAGCAAGTGCGAGCACCGTTGTCCAACTGATCAGGACCCGGTGTGCGGGACTGACGGTCGCACTTATCTCAATAAATGTATGCTCAGGGTGGAAATATGCAGGGTGGGAATTGAGCTCTCACATCTTGGACCGTGCAACAATATATCAGCTCATCGAGAAAATTGTCCAGTGTCCTGTGATTTTGCTCCACTAGATGGACCGATTTGTGGAAGCGATGGAAATGTCTACAAGTCTACGTGCCAAATGAAACTGCTTACGTGCAG acAAGGGGTAGTCAGAACGAATAAGAAACATTGCCAGACAACGAGACATTGTCGAGAGTCATGTTGGCGAGGGGCAAAGCCAGCATGTGGTAGTGATGGTATTTTATACGCTAATACCTGCAAAATGCGAGCAAAAAATTGTGG CAAACACGTGTTCGAGGTGCCCATGTCCTTCTGCGTGACCAGAGAAAGAACATCTGGTAGTGTCCCTACCACTTGTCCACTCGATTGTAGCAATGAAAAACATGTTCAAGTGTGCGGATCTGATGGAAGTATTTACAAGAATGAGTGCGAAATGCAGATGCTCAACTGTGG TACTGATTGCAGGCAATCGAGAAGAAAAATAGCTGTTGTTGATTTTGATAAGTGTCGAGCTCGGTTAATGAAATGTTCGAAACAACAGCAGAAATGCGGATCTGATGTGGATCCAGTGTGTGGAAGTGACGCTACTACTTATCCCAACCAATGCCATTTGAATGTTGCTATTTGCAT GAAGGGCATACAATTGGCTCACGTTGGCGAATGTACGCCCTTGAAAGAAGTAGAAGAATGTCCTGATGATTGCAGTGATGCCGTGGAGGAACCCATTTGCGGTAGCGATGGCAATGTTTATCG ATCGCAGTGTCATCTACGCCGAGATACATGTGGCCAGAGGGTAGTTTCAGTTCCAGCTCAGCATTGTCGGACAACAGCACTTTGCAATCAAATATGCAGTGGCGAGCGCGCATTTGTTTGCGGTTCAGATAATAAACTTTATCGCAATGAGTGTGAGATGAAGAGGGATAATTGTGG GAAACATGTGTACGTGGTACCAATGAAACGATGTGTCCAAGGCTTTCTCTTTCGAGGCTGTCAAAAAATTTGTCCTACCTACTATGATCCTGTGTGTGGTACTGATGGAATGACTTATAGTAACGAATGTTTCCTCGAAATCGAAAATTGTCGCAGCACAAATCGTGTTACAAAACAGTATCATGGGGTTTGTGGCCAACCTACTGAAGAacccaaaaattatttatattga
- the LOC135169025 gene encoding serine protease inhibitor dipetalogastin isoform X1 yields MRRHIVATFVLLYSFQELVGGACPRICPIGGEPVCGSDGIIYASQCEMRKKMCGKVVTMATDKTACLRSSGSKCEHRCPTDQDPVCGTDGRTYLNKCMLRVEICRVGIELSHLGPCNNISAHRENCPVSCDFAPLDGPICGSDGNVYKSTCQMKLLTCRQGVVRTNKKHCQTTRHCRESCWRGAKPACGSDGILYANTCKMRAKNCGKHVFEVPMSFCVTRERTSGSVPTTCPLDCSNEKHVQVCGSDGSIYKNECEMQMLNCGTDCRQSRRKIAVVDFDKCRARLMKCSKQQQKCGSDVDPVCGSDATTYPNQCHLNVAICMKGIQLAHVGECTPLKEVEECPDDCSDAVEEPICGSDGNVYRSQCHLRRDTCGQRVVSVPAQHCRTTALCNQICSGERAFVCGSDNKLYRNECEMKRDNCGKHVYVVPMKRCVQGFLFRGCQKICPTYYDPVCGTDGMTYSNECFLEIENCRSTNRVTKQYHGVCGQPTEEPKNYLY; encoded by the exons ATGCGTCGCCACATCGTCGCCACATTTGTCCTGCTGTACAGCTTTCAAG AATTAGTCGGAGGCGCTTGTCCACGGATATGTCCAATTGGTGGTGAGCCGGTGTGCGGTAGCGATGGTATTATATATGCATCACAGTGTGAAATGCGGAAGAAAATGTGCGGAAAAG TAGTGACAATGGCAACTGATAAGACAGCATGCTTGAGATCGTCGGGTAGCAAGTGCGAGCACCGTTGTCCAACTGATCAGGACCCGGTGTGCGGGACTGACGGTCGCACTTATCTCAATAAATGTATGCTCAGGGTGGAAATATGCAGGGTGGGAATTGAGCTCTCACATCTTGGACCGTGCAACAATATATCAGCTCATCGAGAAAATTGTCCAGTGTCCTGTGATTTTGCTCCACTAGATGGACCGATTTGTGGAAGCGATGGAAATGTCTACAAGTCTACGTGCCAAATGAAACTGCTTACGTGCAG acAAGGGGTAGTCAGAACGAATAAGAAACATTGCCAGACAACGAGACATTGTCGAGAGTCATGTTGGCGAGGGGCAAAGCCAGCATGTGGTAGTGATGGTATTTTATACGCTAATACCTGCAAAATGCGAGCAAAAAATTGTGG CAAACACGTGTTCGAGGTGCCCATGTCCTTCTGCGTGACCAGAGAAAGAACATCTGGTAGTGTCCCTACCACTTGTCCACTCGATTGTAGCAATGAAAAACATGTTCAAGTGTGCGGATCTGATGGAAGTATTTACAAGAATGAGTGCGAAATGCAGATGCTCAACTGTGG TACTGATTGCAGGCAATCGAGAAGAAAAATAGCTGTTGTTGATTTTGATAAGTGTCGAGCTCGGTTAATGAAATGTTCGAAACAACAGCAGAAATGCGGATCTGATGTGGATCCAGTGTGTGGAAGTGACGCTACTACTTATCCCAACCAATGCCATTTGAATGTTGCTATTTGCAT GAAGGGCATACAATTGGCTCACGTTGGCGAATGTACGCCCTTGAAAGAAGTAGAAGAATGTCCTGATGATTGCAGTGATGCCGTGGAGGAACCCATTTGCGGTAGCGATGGCAATGTTTATCG ATCGCAGTGTCATCTACGCCGAGATACATGTGGCCAGAGGGTAGTTTCAGTTCCAGCTCAGCATTGTCGGACAACAGCACTTTGCAATCAAATATGCAGTGGCGAGCGCGCATTTGTTTGCGGTTCAGATAATAAACTTTATCGCAATGAGTGTGAGATGAAGAGGGATAATTGTGG GAAACATGTGTACGTGGTACCAATGAAACGATGTGTCCAAGGCTTTCTCTTTCGAGGCTGTCAAAAAATTTGTCCTACCTACTATGATCCTGTGTGTGGTACTGATGGAATGACTTATAGTAACGAATGTTTCCTCGAAATCGAAAATTGTCGCAGCACAAATCGTGTTACAAAACAGTATCATGGGGTTTGTGGCCAACCTACTGAAGAacccaaaaattatttatattga
- the LOC135169025 gene encoding agrin isoform X3 → MRRHIVATFVLLYSFQELVGGACPRICPIGGEPVCGSDGIIYASQCEMRKKMCGKVVTMATDKTACLRSSGSKCEHRCPTDQDPVCGTDGRTYLNKCMLRVEICRVGIELSHLGPCNNISAHRENCPVSCDFAPLDGPICGSDGNVYKSTCQMKLLTCRQGVVRTNKKHCQTTRHCRESCWRGAKPACGSDGILYANTCKMRAKNCGKHVFEVPMSFCVTRERTSGSVPTTCPLDCSNEKHVQVCGSDGSIYKNECEMQMLNCGQSRRKIAVVDFDKCRARLMKCSKQQQKCGSDVDPVCGSDATTYPNQCHLNVAICMKGIQLAHVGECTPLKEVEECPDDCSDAVEEPICGSDGNVYRSQCHLRRDTCGQRVVSVPAQHCRTTALCNQICSGERAFVCGSDNKLYRNECEMKRDNCGKHVYVVPMKRCVQGFLFRGCQKICPTYYDPVCGTDGMTYSNECFLEIENCRSTNRVTKQYHGVCGQPTEEPKNYLY, encoded by the exons ATGCGTCGCCACATCGTCGCCACATTTGTCCTGCTGTACAGCTTTCAAG AATTAGTCGGAGGCGCTTGTCCACGGATATGTCCAATTGGTGGTGAGCCGGTGTGCGGTAGCGATGGTATTATATATGCATCACAGTGTGAAATGCGGAAGAAAATGTGCGGAAAAG TAGTGACAATGGCAACTGATAAGACAGCATGCTTGAGATCGTCGGGTAGCAAGTGCGAGCACCGTTGTCCAACTGATCAGGACCCGGTGTGCGGGACTGACGGTCGCACTTATCTCAATAAATGTATGCTCAGGGTGGAAATATGCAGGGTGGGAATTGAGCTCTCACATCTTGGACCGTGCAACAATATATCAGCTCATCGAGAAAATTGTCCAGTGTCCTGTGATTTTGCTCCACTAGATGGACCGATTTGTGGAAGCGATGGAAATGTCTACAAGTCTACGTGCCAAATGAAACTGCTTACGTGCAG acAAGGGGTAGTCAGAACGAATAAGAAACATTGCCAGACAACGAGACATTGTCGAGAGTCATGTTGGCGAGGGGCAAAGCCAGCATGTGGTAGTGATGGTATTTTATACGCTAATACCTGCAAAATGCGAGCAAAAAATTGTGG CAAACACGTGTTCGAGGTGCCCATGTCCTTCTGCGTGACCAGAGAAAGAACATCTGGTAGTGTCCCTACCACTTGTCCACTCGATTGTAGCAATGAAAAACATGTTCAAGTGTGCGGATCTGATGGAAGTATTTACAAGAATGAGTGCGAAATGCAGATGCTCAACTGTGG GCAATCGAGAAGAAAAATAGCTGTTGTTGATTTTGATAAGTGTCGAGCTCGGTTAATGAAATGTTCGAAACAACAGCAGAAATGCGGATCTGATGTGGATCCAGTGTGTGGAAGTGACGCTACTACTTATCCCAACCAATGCCATTTGAATGTTGCTATTTGCAT GAAGGGCATACAATTGGCTCACGTTGGCGAATGTACGCCCTTGAAAGAAGTAGAAGAATGTCCTGATGATTGCAGTGATGCCGTGGAGGAACCCATTTGCGGTAGCGATGGCAATGTTTATCG ATCGCAGTGTCATCTACGCCGAGATACATGTGGCCAGAGGGTAGTTTCAGTTCCAGCTCAGCATTGTCGGACAACAGCACTTTGCAATCAAATATGCAGTGGCGAGCGCGCATTTGTTTGCGGTTCAGATAATAAACTTTATCGCAATGAGTGTGAGATGAAGAGGGATAATTGTGG GAAACATGTGTACGTGGTACCAATGAAACGATGTGTCCAAGGCTTTCTCTTTCGAGGCTGTCAAAAAATTTGTCCTACCTACTATGATCCTGTGTGTGGTACTGATGGAATGACTTATAGTAACGAATGTTTCCTCGAAATCGAAAATTGTCGCAGCACAAATCGTGTTACAAAACAGTATCATGGGGTTTGTGGCCAACCTACTGAAGAacccaaaaattatttatattga
- the LOC135169026 gene encoding DNA replication complex GINS protein PSF1-like produces MFGREALKLISELDLSEEIKPFNEAVFRQVLNEMQILYEANWEDVNATLADSATTSRYTSVQLRHAALNRNKRCLLAYVYNRMQRIRKMRWEFGSILPPEINSNLMPLESQWFQAYSKSLAMYMKSIGDNYGLNLTMGIIPPKALYIEVRCLVDYGKLELEDGQIITLSKNTHHLLPRAECESLVRQGILEHVST; encoded by the exons ATGTTTGGAAGGGAagcattgaaattaattagcgaACTAGACCTTTCAGAGGAGATAAAACCCTTCAAT GAGGCGGTGTTTCGTCAAGTATTGAATGAAATGCAAATTCTATATGAAGCAAATTGGGAAGATGT AAATGCAACCCTAGCAGACAGCGCGACAACGTCTCGTTACACATCAGTCCAGCTGAGACATGCAGCATTGAACCGGAACAAGCGATGTCTCTTGGCATATGTTTACAATCGAATGCAGCGAATAAGAAAAATGCGATGGGAATTTGGCAGTATTTTACCTCCTGAAATTAACAGCAATTTGATGCCCCTGGAAAGTCAATGGTTCCAAGCTTATAGTAAATCTCTTGCTATGTACATGAAATCCATTGGAGATAATTATGGATTAAATTTAACAATGGGTATCATCCCTCCTAAAGCTCTCTACATCGAG GTGAGGTGTTTGGTGGATTACGGTAAATTAGAATTAGAAGATGGCCAGATCATTACTCTATCAAAAAACACACATCATTTACTGCCGAGAGCTGAGTGTGAGTCCCTTGTGAGGCAAGGAATTCTAGAACACGTTAGTACTTAA